The window TGTTCGGCGGCGGAGACGCGGTGCCCTGGTCGGAATATCTGCCCGACTTCTTCACCAAGATGAAGGGCTACGATATCCGGGAGCATCTGCCCAAGCTGTTCTTCAACATAGGCGACGACTTCCGCAAGATCCGCTTCGATTATTACGAGGCGGCCACCGCCCTCTTCAAGCAGAGCTTTACCAAGCAGTATTACGACTGGTGCGATAAGAACGGCATAATATTCACCGGCCACTTTATGTCCGAGGATTCCTGCTGGTACCAGACCCAGTGGTCCGGAGACGTCATGAGCCACTACGAATTCATGCACTGGCCCGGCACCGACAAGCTGGGGCGGCACCTGGAACAGGTGGTCACCGACAAGCAGTGCGCCTCCGCCGTGGACCAGCTGGGCAAGGAGAGGGCCTTCAGCGAGGTCTTCGGCTGCGTGGGCGGACAGGTCAGCTTTTTCGAGAGAAAATGGATCGCCGACTGGCAGACCCTGCTGGGCATCAGCTTTGTGAACCATCATCTGTCCCTCTACTCCATGAGAGGCGAGCGGAAGCGCGACTATCCCGCCAACCTGTTCTATCAGCAGCCCTGGTGGCAGGAAGAGAAGCTCTGCGGCGACTACTTCGGCCGCATCTGCACCTTCGCGGCGGAAGGCAAGCGCAAGGTGGATATACTCCTGATGCAGCCTCTGGCTTCCGTATGGAGCGAGTTCACTCCTCTCGACAGCAGAAGCAACTACGGTCCCGAACACGTATACGACACTCCCTTTGAACAGGCGGCCAAGCAGCTGCTGGCGGCCAAGCTGGACTATCATATAGGCAACGAAAACCTGATGAAGAACCACGCCAAGGTGGAGGGCAAGACCCTCATAGTGGGTCAGCACGCCTATCACACGGTCGTAGTGCCCGTCTGCAGCAACATCATGGAAAGCACCTACAAGCTGCTCAAAAAGTTCGCCAAGAACGGCGGCACCCTCATATTCACCGAGGGCCTGCCCGTCATGGTGGAGGGCGAGCCTGTGGAGACCAAGTTTGCCAAGTACACCATAGCCTCCTCCATCGGCGACGCCGTCAGGATAGTGGACGGCCTGTATCAGGGGAGAGCCTGCGTCATTGACAAGATCACCGGCGTCAACGCGGGCTCCGTGTGGGTCCACGAGAGAGAGTATGAGGGCAGCCTGAGATACTTCTTCATCAACACAGACAAGGGCCACCCCGTCAAGGCCAGGCTCTCCATACCCAAGGCCGAAGCCTACGCCATAGTGGATCTCTTTGACGGCACAGCCTACAAGGCCAAGCCGGACGAGTCCGGCGATATGGCGGCGCTGGACCTCACCTTCGCCCCCGCCGGCAGCATCCTGATCCTGGCAGGCAGCGAAGCCAAGGGCATCAGGGCCAAGTGCCCCGTCATCCTGGGCTGCGGCATATGCTTTGCCGACCTGGACAGAAAGACCCCCGTCAGCACCATCACGGACTTCAGAGCCAAGATACTGGGCGAGAACACCCTGGTGCTCCACGACTACAAGCTGAAGGTGGGAGACGAGGTGTACGAAGGCCCCTGCTGCCTGGCCTGGCACAATATGTTTTACAGAAAGCCCGACGGCACTCCCTTTGAAGCCAGATACACCTTCACCTCGGAGATCGCTCTGGACGCCTTTGCAGCCATCGAAGTGGCGGAGAACAACGACTCCATCCTCTTCAACGGCAAGAAGGTGAAGCCTCTCAGAAAGAAGGGCGAAGGCGGCGCCTTTGACCCCGAAAAGGGCTGGCTGGAAAAGACCTTTACCAAGGTGCCCATTTCCATCAAGCCCGGGGAAAACACCCTGGTCATCAAGGGCAAGAAGTACAACAACATCACCGGCCCCGGACACCACAAGAAGGTGGAGACCCCCATGAAGGACTACTTCCCCACCGAAGCGGAAGAGGCCTATATCTGCGGCGACTTCTCCCTCTCCAAGAAGGCGGACAACAAGTACGTCATAGCAGCCCCCTGCCGGATCAAGGGACACAACATCACCAAAGAAGGCTATCCCTTCTACGCCGGCAAGGTGAGCCTCAAGGGCAGCTTTGAGGGCGACTGCAAGGCAAAGACCATCCTCAAGCTCAATGACGCCAACAAGTCCAGCGTGCAGGTCTATATCAACGGCTCCAAGGCCGGAGAAAACCTGTGGCTGCCCGACGCCTTTGATATCTCCGCCTGGGTCAAGGACGGCAAGAACACCTTTGAGATAGTGTTTGCCACCACCCTGGTGAACCCCTTCGGCCCCAACAGGATCGCAGGGATAAAGGACAGCCTCTACATCAGCCCCGGCAGCTTCGTGCACGCCGGACAGTATATAGAGAAATACCAGCTGTTTGACTACGGCATAGAAGCCGTCAGCATCTACGAGCTGTAAACCCCATCGCTGTCAATGCCGGAAGGACGATGTCCTTCCGGCTTTATTTTGAGGAGGCGGAAAAAACATTGTGTCATCCCGGCGGAAATGGCAACAGATCAAACGCCATCGGCGTTTGGCCATTTCCGGGAAGGGATCTCGGGCGGGACCCGTTTGCCTCTTCCTTACTCCGGCAAGGCCGGAGAAGGCAAACGGGGAGGACCCGGTCCTCGGGACTGACGAGTGTAGCAGTCGAGCGTTTTCCCTTGCCCCGTTGGGCTTGGTCCATAGCCCGGGCTCGCGGTTCCATTACAGGGGATCTCTTACCGCCTCTTGCAGAGGCGCCGAGATGACGCGGGGTTGCACGCAGGCAATGGGATGACGCGGGGTATTGTTGCGTCCCTCTGTCGGAGAGCATAGCCCGGGCTCGCGGTTCTATTGATGTGACCCCAAAAAGTTGGACAAAGAAAATCCCCAAATCCCCGCGTTCTATTTAACCATTGGTTAATGCCTTTTTTCTGTATTCGCTTGGTGTCATCCCGTTAAGCTTCTGCTTGATCCTTTTGTTGTTGTAATAATC of the Abditibacteriota bacterium genome contains:
- a CDS encoding glycoside hydrolase, whose amino-acid sequence is MDHFKNPKAIMRPAPFWSWNDKLDKDECVRQVREMKDKGWGSFFMHSRVGLVTPYLGEEWMDIVKACAETAREEGIYAWLYDEDKWPSGFAGGKVPAADENFRARKLIIAKKGEVPEGDTVMCEFDWHGASWTIARHIERLGNTWFNGYSYVDLMNPEAVKAFLECTHEEYKKHVGEYFGKVIPGIFTDEPCYLFGGGDAVPWSEYLPDFFTKMKGYDIREHLPKLFFNIGDDFRKIRFDYYEAATALFKQSFTKQYYDWCDKNGIIFTGHFMSEDSCWYQTQWSGDVMSHYEFMHWPGTDKLGRHLEQVVTDKQCASAVDQLGKERAFSEVFGCVGGQVSFFERKWIADWQTLLGISFVNHHLSLYSMRGERKRDYPANLFYQQPWWQEEKLCGDYFGRICTFAAEGKRKVDILLMQPLASVWSEFTPLDSRSNYGPEHVYDTPFEQAAKQLLAAKLDYHIGNENLMKNHAKVEGKTLIVGQHAYHTVVVPVCSNIMESTYKLLKKFAKNGGTLIFTEGLPVMVEGEPVETKFAKYTIASSIGDAVRIVDGLYQGRACVIDKITGVNAGSVWVHEREYEGSLRYFFINTDKGHPVKARLSIPKAEAYAIVDLFDGTAYKAKPDESGDMAALDLTFAPAGSILILAGSEAKGIRAKCPVILGCGICFADLDRKTPVSTITDFRAKILGENTLVLHDYKLKVGDEVYEGPCCLAWHNMFYRKPDGTPFEARYTFTSEIALDAFAAIEVAENNDSILFNGKKVKPLRKKGEGGAFDPEKGWLEKTFTKVPISIKPGENTLVIKGKKYNNITGPGHHKKVETPMKDYFPTEAEEAYICGDFSLSKKADNKYVIAAPCRIKGHNITKEGYPFYAGKVSLKGSFEGDCKAKTILKLNDANKSSVQVYINGSKAGENLWLPDAFDISAWVKDGKNTFEIVFATTLVNPFGPNRIAGIKDSLYISPGSFVHAGQYIEKYQLFDYGIEAVSIYEL
- a CDS encoding IS3 family transposase, which produces DYYNNKRIKQKLNGMTPSEYRKKALTNG